From a single Planctellipticum variicoloris genomic region:
- a CDS encoding serine hydrolase domain-containing protein — MRDLLLGACIVAVVNLCPPASVIAGLPRSTPEAQGVSSAAIQEFIDAADQQLDALHSFMLVRHGHVVAEGWWAPYHPDANHSLYSLSKSFTSTAVGLAIAEGKLSLNDEVLQAFPDDAPADAGNNLKAMRLRDLLRMSTGQQTEPPRPLDQPWTKAFLAHPAPFKPGTHFLYNTSATYMASAMVQKATGETVLEYLRPRLFEPLGIRNPTWELSPQGISTGGYGLSIRTEDIASFGQLYLQKGRWQGKQLVPEAWIEAATQLQTSNGSNPHSDWDQGYGYQFWRCRHGAYRGDGAFGQYCIVLPDQDAVIAITSGVKDMQAVLNLVWDKLLPAFRPESLTQNPEDRARLERRLKSLALPTPQGTGAPAEVLGKTFVFPTNDRQLESITLQRSEGDQTLGTLVLRIDGAEQRITLCRDRWQNGMAAWTGLPEQPVSASGTWTADNQLTAKLCFYETPFVVTFRLTFSANEVQLASEANVGFGATTEAVLTGQAQ, encoded by the coding sequence ATGAGAGATCTCTTGCTTGGGGCATGCATCGTGGCCGTCGTCAACCTGTGCCCGCCGGCGAGTGTCATTGCCGGCTTGCCGCGCAGCACCCCCGAGGCCCAGGGAGTCTCATCGGCGGCAATCCAGGAGTTCATCGACGCCGCCGATCAGCAGCTCGACGCTCTGCACAGTTTCATGCTGGTCCGGCACGGTCACGTCGTCGCCGAGGGCTGGTGGGCACCTTACCATCCGGACGCGAACCACTCACTGTATTCGCTCAGCAAGAGTTTTACTTCGACCGCCGTGGGGTTGGCCATCGCTGAAGGGAAACTCAGCCTGAATGACGAGGTCCTCCAGGCCTTTCCGGACGACGCCCCGGCCGATGCGGGTAACAACCTCAAAGCCATGCGTTTGCGCGATCTGCTGCGGATGAGCACTGGACAGCAGACCGAGCCTCCCCGGCCTCTCGATCAGCCCTGGACGAAGGCATTTCTCGCGCATCCCGCACCGTTCAAGCCGGGCACGCATTTCCTGTACAACACGTCTGCGACGTACATGGCCTCGGCCATGGTGCAGAAGGCGACTGGCGAGACGGTCCTCGAATATCTGCGACCCCGATTGTTCGAACCGCTTGGAATCCGCAATCCCACCTGGGAACTGAGTCCGCAGGGAATTTCGACGGGGGGCTACGGCCTGAGCATCCGGACGGAGGATATCGCCAGTTTCGGCCAGTTGTACCTGCAGAAAGGCCGCTGGCAGGGGAAACAGCTCGTCCCGGAAGCGTGGATCGAGGCCGCAACTCAACTGCAGACTTCCAACGGCAGCAATCCCCACAGCGACTGGGATCAGGGCTACGGCTACCAGTTCTGGCGCTGCCGCCACGGCGCTTATCGGGGCGACGGGGCGTTCGGGCAATACTGCATTGTCCTTCCGGATCAGGACGCCGTGATTGCGATCACCAGCGGCGTGAAGGATATGCAGGCGGTGCTGAATCTCGTCTGGGACAAACTCCTGCCTGCCTTTCGCCCCGAATCGCTTACCCAGAATCCCGAAGACCGCGCCCGACTCGAACGGCGGCTGAAATCCCTGGCGCTGCCGACGCCGCAGGGGACCGGCGCGCCGGCCGAGGTTTTGGGCAAGACTTTTGTGTTTCCGACAAACGACCGCCAGCTCGAATCGATAACGCTGCAGCGCTCAGAGGGCGACCAGACTCTGGGCACGCTGGTCCTGCGGATCGACGGAGCCGAACAGCGCATCACTCTGTGCCGCGATCGCTGGCAGAACGGCATGGCGGCCTGGACCGGATTGCCCGAACAACCGGTCTCGGCCAGCGGCACCTGGACCGCGGACAATCAGCTCACCGCCAAGCTCTGCTTCTACGAAACACCGTTTGTGGTCACGTTTCGTCTGACCTTCTCCGCCAATGAAGTCCAGCTTGCGTCGGAGGCGAACGTCGGCTTCGGGGCGACGACTGAAGCCGTTCTCACCGGCCAGGCGCAGTGA